AGGGGAGGAAGGGGCAGAGGTGGTAGAATGGGGGATCCCGGCAGAGGCAGCCCTGGGGCCGTCTCCTCGGGGTTGGTAGGCTAGTGCCATGGGCCCAGGACCCAGCCATCCATGGGAAGACGGCCTCATGGCAGAAACTTCCATCTGTTCGAAATGgctctttctttttccccttctccAGCACTAGCGCACCTgcgctctctttctctttttctcccctctccctccccctccctgtctcccctcaccccccaagTGTAGCCTGTGTAGTCCTGGCCCTGGGTGTGGCCTGGCAGTGTCAGGGCCGAGTGGGGGTTTCTCCCCACTGTCCGGCAAGCGTCGGTCAGCCGAACACTGTGTGCCTGGTGGTGTGTGTTCacatgtgtgcgtgcgtgtgcccGGCAGAGCAGCAAACAGCTGCGCCCGAGAGCTGTGGCGCtttccctccctacctcccttcttccctccatccGCTCTCCGACCTCCCTCCGTTCCCTGTCCCTCATCCATCCAGCTGAAGGGCTCGCTCACTCTCTTCTCCTGTGCTGAAACGGTGCGTGGGGCACTGCTGCCTGGACCTCACTGTGCTCTGCTTTTTCCCGCAGCACTCCCTCAACATCCTGGGCCAGAAGGTGTCGATGCACTACAGTGACCCCAAGCCCAAGATCAATGAGGACTGGCTGTGCAATAAGGTACAGGGGCGGTGGGCAGCAGTTGTTATGGACAGAGACAGCAACAGCAGTGGCGGcgatccctcccttcctctcccgctctttctccctccatctctccccttcccccaatctctcctctccctctgtctctctctctctctctctctctcattctctatcCCTTGCTCGCTCAGCTTGAGTAGTCACCATTCCTAGCCAGCCATATACAAATGTGTAGTGAGCGTTCACTTGGTGCAGGCTCTGTCCTCCTAAAATGCAGTCTTGCCTGGAGTTCCAGTAGACTTTAAGGAAATATATACGTGGATGATGAATTAGTGACAGTGTAGACTTGAAGTGGTGGTGTGGAGAATGTGGGCTTCAGAGCCAGACTGGCTGAAATGAGACTATCCCAGATCGGCCTTGATTTTGGCCAAGGTGCTTAGCCTCTCTTTGCCTCActttccccatctctaaaatgtgAATATTAATGACACCTCTCCCAAAAGGTGGTTGGGAGGATTCAGCTGTGTTAATGAGAGGGTAACACTCAGAACAGCGCCTGGCCCACAGTTAACACAGTCGAATTGTTAACTGTAATCATGAAAGAAAAGCACAGAGCGTTCTGAGAGCCCATATCAGGTAGCTCAAGCCTGAAGGCCACTCTGACCAGGCCAAGTCAAACCTGAAACTGGAGGCTATGGTTTTGTAGTCACCTCTGTCTTCCCTgaggggaagctgaggctcagagaggtggaaCCATGGGTGAACCTTCAGCTGTGCCCTGTGCCTTGCTCCTGATCACAGGGACTTGGATGCCACAGTGGCTTCAGGTCTGCCCTGGGGCCAGCATTGTGATTCCACAGTTTGTAGAGGCCCCAACCCTCTCCCCAGGAAGTACTCTGCCTAGTCAGGGAGAGTGGTgcatctgttttaaaaaaaaaagtcccatcaGAGGATTGGTGCTTAACATTTCTGGAGAGATAAAGACAAAGTGACAGTGGAACTCCTTCCTGTATTTCCATATAGCCTCAAAACCAgggaattctctctttttttttttgagacaggatctggctctgtcgcccaggctggagtgcagtaatctgggctcactgcaacctctgtctccagcgCTCAAgccatcagcctccagagtagctgggaccacaggcacatgccaccacgcccactaatttttgcctttttttttttttttttttggtagagacagggtttcgtcatgtttgccaggctggtcttgaactcctgagctcaagcagtcctcccgcctcagcctcccaaagtgctgggattacaggcgtgagccaccacgcccagcccaaaaccAGGGAATTCTCTTgaactccttcccctcccctgcatCCTGTTGGCCACCAGGTCCTGTCACTTCCATCACAGAAACGCCACCTTCCCTCCCTCGCCATTCCCGCTGCTTATGCCAATCGTCACGTTCTCACCCACTCGCTGTGGAGCCCTCTCTGGTATGCTGGCCTCTTGTCCTCTTTCTCCCACGCCCTCACCTGGAGCATTCCTCAAAACCACCTCTGACTACCCATGCCTCTCCTCCTCTGCTTAACCAGCCCCAGCTCAGCTTAAGCATAAGATCCTCCATTACCTAACTGGCTTCCTTCCCTGATCTTGGCTTTTGCTTCTCCCCTTACTCTCCCACACCAGTTTTGGAAAGTCCATTGTTCCCTCCGATAACAATCCCTCCCCAGCAAGGCTTAACAAAATGAAACTTCTGGGCATCCCAGGTCAAACCTCCCTGCTTCTGTGCAGGGACTGTCCCTGCCGAgtaaatggcaccccacacccagcccatttccCTCCCCGAGCCCCTGCTGGATGGTCCATGCAGACCGACCTGCCCCTCTTCATGCTGCATCTGCCCCCGTGCTATTAGGCCATGAGGGCGGAGACCATGTTCTGGCCATGTGCagcagggcctggcccaggagtGGTGCTTAGTACCTGAGTCTGGAACAGAGATGGAGTGTGGTAGAAGCTGGGTCTCCGGATGCTGGAACATTCAAGGAAAATTTCTCAAGCGTAGCAGGATCCAACCCAGTCCTAGAGCTAAGACGAGGGGTGTGGGTCTGGCTACTGACTTCTAGGGCTGAAACACTGAAAGGTTTCTGAATAGAGAAGCAAGTTTCAGGGAGAGGAACCTAATAAAGGGATTGAATACATGAGGCGGGGAACAGTCCTGGGAGTTGGTGGCCTtaagaaggcagaggaaggagaggagggagttGTTGTACCAAATGGGGGAGTTGTTTATTCCTGAGCTGAGCGGGTTGGCACAGAGGACAAATGAGAGTCTGGAAAGGGAAGATGCACAGTACTGAGAACAACATCAGAAGGTTCagaaggcacctgccaccattgCCTGGGGGCTTTCCTTCCTGGGGCACTGCGGGGTCCCTGGGAGATCTCTTCATCCAAGTTTGGAGGGTGCAGTGGGAAATCCCTGCTCCCTCTGACGGCCTGGCCTGTGCCTCACAGTGTGGCGTCCAGAACTTCAAACGCCGAGAGAAGTGCTTCAAATGTGGCGTGCCCAAGTCAGGTGAGGCCCACCTACCTCTCGCACTCTCCAGGGCGGGGCggttggggagaagggaagggtgAGGGGTCTGTGCTCAGGGCTTGGTATAGGGAGGAGGGTGACCAGTCGTGGAGCCTTCCCCTTATCACCAGCCTGTCTCCCACTGCCCCTGACAGAGGCAGAGCAGAAGCTGCCCCTCGGCACGAGGCTGGATCAGCAGACACTGCCACTGGGTGGCCGGGAGCTGAGCCAGGGCCTGCTTCCCCTGCCGCAGCCCTACCAGGCCCAGGGAGTCCTGGCCTCCCAAGCCCTGTCACAGGGCTCGGAGCCAAGCTCAGAGAACGCCAATGACAGTGAGTCAGTTGTTCCTTCTTCCTCTGTGCCCTAGGGTGTCGGGCTGGGCTCACCAAGACCAGAGAAATGGCAGTGAGCAGGACCTCATCCTCATGGAATCTCCACCTGGTGCGGGGATAGACATTTGATGTAGGGAGAACAGGGGGAGTGGCAACATCCCACCTGACTTTGGGGGTGTGTCGGGAAGGTTCTCAGCAGACAGGCAGCCAGGCTGGCACCTGGACCGCCAAGCAGAGTTGATCCTGGAGGAAGCAGTGAGGGAAGCAGCAGTTGCAAAGGCACGGAGCGGGTGGGGGCAGAGGAAAGGGAGCAGTGGGGGCATTGAAGGGCAGGGCTGGCAAGAGTGCCAGGGGTGTCCTCTAACATTGGGCCCCTTCCCACAGCCATCATTTTGCGCAACCTGAACCCACACAGCACCATGGATTCCATCCTGGGGGCCCTGGCACCCTACGCGGTGCTGTCCTCCTCCAACGTGCGCGTCATAAAGGACAAGCAGACCCAACTGAACCGCGGCTTTGCCTTCATCCAGCTCTCCACCATCGTGGTGAGGGCGGCACAGTTGGGGGCCGGGCAGCCAGGGTCCCGGCCCCCGGGGTGGAGACGAGGGTCCTTTTCCCCAGCCTCCCACCGTGGCCGCCAGCCTGGAAATCGGGCAATGGAGCCGGGGGCCTCCCCGGGCCTGACCCTTCTgtccctgcctcccctcctcccacaggAGGCAGCCCAGCTGCTGCAGATCCTGCAGGCCCTGCACCCACCACTCACTATCGACGGCAAGACCATCAATGTTGAGTTTGCCAAGGGTTCTAAGAGGTCAGGGCCCCACCTGTGTGccttcccacccttcccctccccaccctcccactcCCCCCTACCGCTTGGGGCCTCCTATCTCACTCCCAGTCTCTAACATCCTCCTCAGGGACATGGCCTCCAATGAAGGCAGTCGCATCAGTGCTGCCTCTGTGGCCAGCACTGCCATTGCTGCGGCCCAGTGGGCCATCTCACAGGTACTCAGACCCCTTGTGCCTCCCAGCGTCCTGAGACCTGGGCTTTCTCAACCCTCCTGCACCCTCTCTGAAGCAGGAAGGCTGGCTTGCTATCCATGGATGCAAAACCCTCTCCCAGTAGCTGGCATGGCTATTCTACCTTGCTCCTGACTCTCTAGACCCCCTGGGACATTCCCCTTCATCATCACCGCAGCTTTCTTCCCAATTGCCTCCCATGCGCTCATGTACGACGCCATTGTGCCTGGCATTCTGTGCTGTTTGGTGGGGTTTTTATTGTCCTGAATTGGTATGATATACACATAtccttatatgtaatatatacatatatgatatacacgtATCATATGTTCCTGAATAAAAATAACGTGTAAGTGGTTGAGAGAAAATTGGGAGAAGAGAATAAAGAAGTAAGAAGATGGTGTCTTCCTTGGCCtgacacccaacacacacaccacacacagcagAATCAGCAGAATCAGCCCTGGAACATTTTGGCGTTCGTCTGTTTTTCTGTCTTGTGTTTGCCACTGGCCTATTTGTTCTCTTGTGGCCAGGCAACCCTCGCTTTCCACTTGTCTTAAGGCTGCATGCTTTGTCTGTCAGGTAGAAATACTAGCTCCACGTGTGGGACAGATGCTTCTAGCAGGttccccaccccccatccccacACCTTCCTGTTCTAATGAACCCCTCCCACCTGCCCTTCAGGCCTCTCAAGGTGGGGAGGGTACCTGGGCCACCTCCGAGGAGCCGCCGGTCGACTACAGCTACTACCAACAGGATGAGGGCTATGGCAACAGCCAGGGCACAGAGTCTTCCCTCTATGCCCATGGCTACCTCAAGGGCACCAAGGGCCCTGGTATCACTGGAACCAAAGGGGATCCCACTGGAGCAGGTGAGCCCCAGCATCTCTCTCTGCAGCTGTGGTGGGGGCCAGCAGGCATAAAGTCCCCGGCCCCATTATTCACAGGCATTCTCCCTGCCCTGTCCCTCCTTACAGGTCCCGAGGCCTCCCTAGAGCCTGGGGCCGACTCTGTGTCGATGCAGGCTTTCTCTCGCGCCCAGCCTGGTGCTGCTCCTGGCATCTACCAACAATCAGCCGAGGCGAGCAGCAGCCAGGGCACTGCTGCGAACAGCCAGGTGAGTGAGCCCTGTGGGTATGTATcccagggaggcaggcaggcggCAGGGGTGGCATGGGCAGACACTGAGCCCTGTTCTCCTGTCTGGCCCCATGACCAGTCGTATACCATCATGTCACCCGCTGTGCTCAAATCTGAGCTCCAGAGCCCTACCCATCCTAGTTCTGCTCTCCCACCGGCCACCAGCCCCACTGCCCAGGAATCCTACAGCCAGTACCGTGAGTAGCCACAGCCTGTGGGTAGGGGTGGGGAGTTCTTAATAAAGCAGGGAATAGTGTGACCCCGTTCCCCTCACCCCCTAGCTGTTCCCGACGTCTCTACCTACCAGTACGATGAGACCTCCGGCTACTACTATGACCCCCAGACCGGCCTCTACTATGACCCCAACTCCCAGGTAATAGGGCAGCCCAGGGAGGGATGGGATCGGGTCAGGTCGCGTCAGGAGCAGCTGGCCCTGCAGGTTCCCTTCACAAGGTCTTCCCTCAcatcccctcttccctcctcctccctcagtatTACTACAATGCTCAGAGCCAGCAGTACCTGTACTGGGATGGGGAGAGGCGGACCTATGTTCCCGCCCTGGAGCAGTCGGCCGACGGACATAAGGAGACAGGGGCACCCTCGAAGGAGGgcaaagagaagaaggagaagcaCAAGACCAAGACAGCTCAACAGGTGAACACCAGGGTCCAGCAGTCACTGGCTGGCTGTGTGGTGTCTTCCAGCAACGGCACTCTGTCAGCTCTTGCCCTCTCCTGCCAAGGGAGATGGCGGGCAGGTGTGGATGTGGGCAGTGACTGCTTAGCAGACCATGCTCTTGCCCCAGCTCTGCTCTTTGCTGAATGGCCTTGAGCCAGAGCAGTCTCCTCAGTGTGTGGCAGGGTTGCCCAACTCCAGGAGGTGGCTTGTGCCATCCGAGTGAGCCCTGTCAGGTGTCTTCTGTCCCATGGTGGGGACCCTCACATTCTGCTGGTGAATATACATGTATGCCAGAGAAATTCTCACAGGCCATAAGGGGGTGGGCAGGAAAAAAGCCCTGCAGTGTTTTGTGGGAGTGGGCAGATGGAGGGCACCTCAGTGTCTCTCTGTGGAGAAAGGGTGTGACACTGTGAGCGTAGTGTTTACAAGCAAGCACTAAGTGTTCCCTCAGCAACCTGATGAATTCTAAAAATGGTGCTGTGCTggggggaacatggaaatatagaatGTGGCATTGTGTCATGCATATAAATTAAAGTTATACGCAGATAAACATTcctatgcatttttaaatgataaaatggaAATGCACAACAAATGTGACAGCGTGAGTGTATGTCAGGGGAAGAGGAGTGTCTTCATCCATTTGCTGCTCCATaacaataccacagactgggtaatttataaggaaaagagattgatttggcttacagttctgtaggCAGGGAAGCCCAGTGGtgttggcatctggtgagggccttcttgctgcatcataacatggcaaAGGGCAAGAGAGCATGCATGAGAGCAAGAGAAAATTGGGCCAAACTCCCCCTTTTTATCTGGAACCCACTCAGTGATGGCATTAAATGGAGACTCAAAAGGTGGAGGGGggccgggagctgtggctcatgcctgtaatcccagcagtttgggaggctggggtgggcagatcacctgaggtcaggagtttgagaccagcctggccaacatggcgaaaccctgtctactaaaaatacaaaaattagccaggcgtggtggcagacgcctgtaatcccggctactcaggaagctgaggcaggagaatcacttgaacccaggaggcggaggttgcagtgagctgagatcgtgccattgcactccagcctgggcaacaagagcgagactccttctcaaaatatatatgtattatatatatataaaggtggaggagatgggagggggtgaaggatgaaaaattacttaatgggtatgaTGTACATTATTTGGCTGATGGATGCTCTAAGAACCCTGACTTCAGCACTATACAATCTGTGCATGTAACAAAAgcacttgtttattttatttatttatttatttattatttttttgagatggagtttcgctcttatcatccaggctggagtgcagtggtgcaatctcggatcactgcagcctccacctcctgggttcaagcaattctcctccctcagcctcccgagtagctgggattacaggcatccgccaccatgcccagctaatttttttgtaattttagtagagacgggttttcgccatgttggccaggctggtctcaaactcctgatctcaggtgatgtgcccgtctcggcctcccaaagtgctgggattataggcgtgagccaccgcgcctggctacaaAAGCACTTGTTACCCCATAAACTtatacaatttctttaaaaagcagcCGCGATCTCTTGAGGAGGGCAGAGCCtttgtgacctaatcacctctgaAAGGCCCTGCCTGTCAACACTGTTGCATCAGGGATTAAAtttatcttttgagatggagtttcactcttgttgcctgggctagagtgcaatggtgcaatctcagcacactgcagcctccgcctcccgggttcaaggaattctcctgcctcagccttccaagtagctgggattacaggcatccaccaccacgcccagctaattttgtatttttttagtagagctggggtttcattgtgttagccaggctggtctcaaactcctgacctcaagtgatccacccgccttggcctcccaaagtgctgggattacaggtgtgagccactgcactcagccggGATAGAGGCTCCACCTGTGAACACTGTTGCATTAGGGATTACATTTCTGACACATGAACTTTGAGGGACAAAAAACGTAGCAGAGAACACAGCCAGAGAGGGGCTTGGCAAGAAGCACTGGTGACTGGTGACAGAAAATAGGAACTTGCACTACTGTGTCCCTCACCTTctgattgttctgcctcagcttccactCATCTGCCTCCCAGATGGGCCCGCCACTCTGTCCACACTGCTTCTGCCACCTCACCATTGCAAaccagtgggggtgggggcacaggGTGTGTTCAgtgatgaggtcaggagtagCCAGGTGCCAAGTGCCTTGCAGGCTGTGGTTGCGAGTTTGGGTTTATTCTTGGTGTGATGGGAGGTGAAGGAAGGGTTTTAAGGACATTGTATTTGGGGGTGGGAGTGGCTTATACTTCATGAAAGAGTGCTCTGCTGGGAAAGGTGGTCAGGAGCCGTAGCCCAGAGGCCAGATGAAGCCTTCTGCAGTGGTTCGGACTAGGGATAGTGGCCGGCCCGTGTTTGAGGATGCAGGGCAGTGGGTCAGCAGATAGAGTTAGTAGCCCCAGGGGCATGAGGGCTCTGGGaacctcacctccaccctcacccccagaTTGCCAAGGACATGGAACGCTGGGCCCGCagtctcaacaaacaaaaagaaaacttcaaaaatagCTTCCAGCCTATCAGCTCCCTGCGAGATGACGAGAGGCGGGAGTCAGCCACTGCAGATGCTGGCTATGCCATCCTCGAGAAGAAGGTGTGTTGGGGCCACCCCCCTGCACCCTGCCCCACAATCTTGTCCTTCCTTTGGGCCCTCTGTGGAGTCCCTGAATTTCTGTGTCCCTCCACCCCAGGGAGCACTAGCCGAGagacagcacaccagcatggatCTCCCGAAATTGGCCAGTGACGACCGCCCAGTGAGTGCCCAAGGCAGAGAGGGGCGGGGGCTCTGATCTGGCCAGGCCTGACCGCCCACCCTCACCCTCTACAGAGCCCTCCGCGAGGACTGGTGGCAGCCTACAGCGGGGAGAGTGACagtgaggaggagcaggagcGTGGGGGCCCTGAGCGGGAGGAGAAGCTCACCGACTGGCAGAAGCTGGCCTGTCTGCTCTGCCGACGCCAGTTCCCCAGCAAAGAGGCGCTCATCCGGCACCAGCAGCTCTCAGGGCTCCACAAGGTAACAGCGGATGGTTGGCAGGGCATGCTGGGGCCTGGCCCACTGAGGCTCAGCCTCTTCACTTCTCATCCTGTCCCTCTTGCAGCAAAACCTTGAGATTCACCGGCGAGCCCACTTGTCAGAAAACGAGCTAGAAGCACTAGAGAAGAATGACATGGAGGTGAGGTGTGACCTGCCCCTGGGCTCCCTCCCCTGTGTCCCTTCCAAGTCCCCATCACCTCAGGCAGCTGGAGTTCAATTTCTCACGTGTTAACCCCGTGAGCCTTCTTCCCCATTTTCCTATCCTGGCTGCTTGTGCCTGTGATGGCCTGACCCTCAGGACCTGAGCCTCATTAGCCAGATGGCATGCCCTGTGGGACCCCACTCCCCATGCCTGTGTTGCCTGAGAAAAGAGACCAGCTCCCCAacattcacatacacatacaaacttTCAGCAAATGAAGTACCGGGACCGTGCAGCTGAACGCAGAGAAAAGTATGGCATCCCCGAGCCGCCAGAGCCCAAGAGGAGGAAGTACGGCGGCATATCCACAGCCTCTGTGTGAGTGGCTGGGCCAGGTGAGGGGGTCTGGagcccggggccggggccggcAGGCCGACCACTCATGCTGTGCACCGCCCCTGCAGAGACTTCGAGCAGCCTACTCGGGACGGGCTGGGCAGTGACAACATTGGCAGTCGGATGCTCCAGGCCATGGGCTGGAAAGAGGGCAGCGGCCTGGGCCGCAAGAAGCAGGGCATTGTAACGCCTATCGAGGTGAGTCTCAGGCAGTCCTGTCCCATCCCCCAGCACCCCTCACAGCATCCCCCACCAGCCTGACAGAGCCTGCCTCCCTCACACAGGCCCAAACACGGGTGCGGGGCTCCGGCCTGGGTGCACGGGGCAGCTCCTACGGGGTCACCTCAACCGAGTCCTACAAGGAGACACTGCACAAGACAATGGTGACCCGCTTCAACGAGGCCCAGTGAGCAGCTTCAAGAGCAACTTCTCCACATGTTGGGTGTCCATCCTGGGGCAGGGAAGGACAGAGTGTTGGATGGCTGGGAAGGGGCCTTGCTCTTGTCGGCCAGCCCACTCCCCAGCCAGAGAGGGCTTGACCAAATCAAATTGAGGTGGTGACTTTTGTTGGAAAATTGGGCTGGGATCATGTCCTTTTTTGTAATAAAAGCTGAAAAGTCTGCATGTTGGCCTCTCCTCTTTCTCGTCCTCTAGCACAGTTGTATAGCCTATACAGACACGGGGACCCAAGCAGATGGACAGGGGACCTTATCAGGCCAAGGTGGATGGCAGTGGTGGCATTCAGTGTCTGGAACATAATGGCTACTAGAACATGGGGTTCTGACCTGTACCCCAACCCATAATATCCTGGTTATGGCCCCTCTCCCTTGTTGGTTCCAGCAGGTTATGTTGTACCAGGAAATCTAGCACCACCAGGCATGAAGCCCCCCCTGATCAGAGCTAGGACTGGGAACCCCCATCCCCTGTCCTTGCTGCCCCCTGGCTTTACTTAGCCTGCAGTCCCAAGGCTAAACTGCATTTTGCCGTCCCTAGATCTGGAGACAATGCCCTCAGGCATCTCCAAGTAGAAGACAAGAGGTACTCAGGTACCAGTTGGCCCAGAGCCCTCAACAGGCTGATGACAGAGGGGTGGAGGTGGAGCTTGGCCTGCAAATCCaaggccaggtcccagggatgCCCTTTGAGAACCATTCAGGCCTACCTTCTCTGTTGTTACCACAGTGCCCCACCCCTCTAGTCACTGCAACCCATGATTCCCAAGTATGTGCTTGTGCTCTCGGCAGAGGTTCTGGGTACGGTGGACCGTGACGCTGGGGCTGCCCTCTTCCAAGCCTCAGAGGGCCACAGTGTGAAAGGGGGATGGTGCTAGAAGACCAGTTGGTGCAAAGCCCCTCCCCCATTTATTAATATACATTGTGACACCACCCTGCAACAGTCATAGGAGGTGGGGTTAGAAGGGGACCCCTAGAGGTAGGATGGTGCTGATCTGGGGTGGTGGGTGTTGCCCAATGAAGGAAGGGGATGGGAGAAAAAAAGGGTGAAGGAAACAGGATTAAAAAGAGGCCTCCTGGGCCTGGGCACAGTGAGTTGCACCTGTAagtaatctcagcaatttaggaggctgaggcaggcggatcacttgagctcaggagttcaagaccagcctggataacatagccaggccctgtgtctacaaaaataaataaataaataaaattaggctgggcgtagtgattcgcgcctgtaatcccagcattctgggaggctgaggcagatggatcacttgagctcaggagtttgagaccagcctgggcaccaaggtgaaaccccgtctctacaaaaaaaaaaaagtacaaaaattagccagctgtagtggcacacacctgtaatcccagctactcaggaagctgtagtgggaggattgcttgagcctgggaggtggaggttgcagcgagccgagatcacgcccctgcacccaagtctgggggacaagagtgaaaccctttCTTGAAAAAAAGAGGCTGCCCTAGTCTCAGGATGGGTGTGTCTTTTAGCAGAGACGCCTCCAcattcccttccctcttcccaccccagaGCACTGCTCCCAAAATCCCACAAGGAACCCTCAAAGCTCAACTGGCAGGAgtgcaaaatgatacagccactctggaaaactggCTGCTTCCTATAAAGTTAAAATATGCTTAACCT
The Gorilla gorilla gorilla isolate KB3781 chromosome X, NHGRI_mGorGor1-v2.1_pri, whole genome shotgun sequence genome window above contains:
- the RBM10 gene encoding RNA-binding protein 10 isoform X2, with protein sequence MSGSPPLTARAEKVSVDAGRGGGESLQEASPRLADHGSSSGGGWEVKRSQRLRRGPSSPRRPYQDMEYERRGGRGDRTGRYGATDRSQDDGGENRSRDHDYRDMDYRSYPREYGSQEGKHDYDDSSEEQSAEDSYEASPGSETQRRRRRRHRHSPTGPPGFPRDGDYRDQDYRTEQGEEEEEEEDEEEEEKASNIVMLRMLPQAATEDDIRGQLQSHGVQAREVRLMRNKSSGQSRGFAFVEFSHLQDATRWMEANQHSLNILGQKVSMHYSDPKPKINEDWLCNKCGVQNFKRREKCFKCGVPKSEAEQKLPLGTRLDQQTLPLGGRELSQGLLPLPQPYQAQGVLASQALSQGSEPSSENANDTIILRNLNPHSTMDSILGALAPYAVLSSSNVRVIKDKQTQLNRGFAFIQLSTIEAAQLLQILQALHPPLTIDGKTINVEFAKGSKRDMASNEGSRISAASVASTAIAAAQWAISQASQGGEGTWATSEEPPVDYSYYQQDEGYGNSQGTESSLYAHGYLKGTKGPGITGTKGDPTGAGPEASLEPGADSVSMQAFSRAQPGAAPGIYQQSAEASSSQGTAANSQSYTIMSPAVLKSELQSPTHPSSALPPATSPTAQESYSQYPVPDVSTYQYDETSGYYYDPQTGLYYDPNSQYYYNAQSQQYLYWDGERRTYVPALEQSADGHKETGAPSKEGKEKKEKHKTKTAQQIAKDMERWARSLNKQKENFKNSFQPISSLRDDERRESATADAGYAILEKKGALAERQHTSMDLPKLASDDRPSPPRGLVAAYSGESDSEEEQERGGPEREEKLTDWQKLACLLCRRQFPSKEALIRHQQLSGLHKQNLEIHRRAHLSENELEALEKNDMEQMKYRDRAAERREKYGIPEPPEPKRRKYGGISTASVDFEQPTRDGLGSDNIGSRMLQAMGWKEGSGLGRKKQGIVTPIEAQTRVRGSGLGARGSSYGVTSTESYKETLHKTMVTRFNEAQ
- the RBM10 gene encoding RNA-binding protein 10 isoform X4 — encoded protein: MSGSPPLTARAEKVSVDAGRGGGESLQEASPRLADHGSSSGGGWEVKRSQRLRRGPSSPRRPYQDMEYERRGGRGDRTGRYGATDRSQDDGGENRSRDHDYRDMDYRSYPREYGSQEGKHDYDDSSEEQSAEIRGQLQSHGVQAREVRLMRNKSSGQSRGFAFVEFSHLQDATRWMEANQHSLNILGQKVSMHYSDPKPKINEDWLCNKCGVQNFKRREKCFKCGVPKSEAEQKLPLGTRLDQQTLPLGGRELSQGLLPLPQPYQAQGVLASQALSQGSEPSSENANDTIILRNLNPHSTMDSILGALAPYAVLSSSNVRVIKDKQTQLNRGFAFIQLSTIVEAAQLLQILQALHPPLTIDGKTINVEFAKGSKRDMASNEGSRISAASVASTAIAAAQWAISQASQGGEGTWATSEEPPVDYSYYQQDEGYGNSQGTESSLYAHGYLKGTKGPGITGTKGDPTGAGPEASLEPGADSVSMQAFSRAQPGAAPGIYQQSAEASSSQGTAANSQSYTIMSPAVLKSELQSPTHPSSALPPATSPTAQESYSQYPVPDVSTYQYDETSGYYYDPQTGLYYDPNSQYYYNAQSQQYLYWDGERRTYVPALEQSADGHKETGAPSKEGKEKKEKHKTKTAQQIAKDMERWARSLNKQKENFKNSFQPISSLRDDERRESATADAGYAILEKKGALAERQHTSMDLPKLASDDRPSPPRGLVAAYSGESDSEEEQERGGPEREEKLTDWQKLACLLCRRQFPSKEALIRHQQLSGLHKQNLEIHRRAHLSENELEALEKNDMEQMKYRDRAAERREKYGIPEPPEPKRRKYGGISTASVDFEQPTRDGLGSDNIGSRMLQAMGWKEGSGLGRKKQGIVTPIEAQTRVRGSGLGARGSSYGVTSTESYKETLHKTMVTRFNEAQ
- the RBM10 gene encoding RNA-binding protein 10 isoform X5; protein product: MSGSPPLTARAEKVSVDAGRGGGESLQEASPRLADHGSSSGGGWEVKRSQRLRRGPSSPRRPYQDMEYERRGGRGDRTGRYGATDRSQDDGGENRSRDHDYRDMDYRSYPREYGSQEGKHDYDDSSEEQSAEIRGQLQSHGVQAREVRLMRNKSSGQSRGFAFVEFSHLQDATRWMEANQHSLNILGQKVSMHYSDPKPKINEDWLCNKCGVQNFKRREKCFKCGVPKSEAEQKLPLGTRLDQQTLPLGGRELSQGLLPLPQPYQAQGVLASQALSQGSEPSSENANDTIILRNLNPHSTMDSILGALAPYAVLSSSNVRVIKDKQTQLNRGFAFIQLSTIEAAQLLQILQALHPPLTIDGKTINVEFAKGSKRDMASNEGSRISAASVASTAIAAAQWAISQASQGGEGTWATSEEPPVDYSYYQQDEGYGNSQGTESSLYAHGYLKGTKGPGITGTKGDPTGAGPEASLEPGADSVSMQAFSRAQPGAAPGIYQQSAEASSSQGTAANSQSYTIMSPAVLKSELQSPTHPSSALPPATSPTAQESYSQYPVPDVSTYQYDETSGYYYDPQTGLYYDPNSQYYYNAQSQQYLYWDGERRTYVPALEQSADGHKETGAPSKEGKEKKEKHKTKTAQQIAKDMERWARSLNKQKENFKNSFQPISSLRDDERRESATADAGYAILEKKGALAERQHTSMDLPKLASDDRPSPPRGLVAAYSGESDSEEEQERGGPEREEKLTDWQKLACLLCRRQFPSKEALIRHQQLSGLHKQNLEIHRRAHLSENELEALEKNDMEQMKYRDRAAERREKYGIPEPPEPKRRKYGGISTASVDFEQPTRDGLGSDNIGSRMLQAMGWKEGSGLGRKKQGIVTPIEAQTRVRGSGLGARGSSYGVTSTESYKETLHKTMVTRFNEAQ